One window of Nymphaea colorata isolate Beijing-Zhang1983 chromosome 11, ASM883128v2, whole genome shotgun sequence genomic DNA carries:
- the LOC116264803 gene encoding uncharacterized protein LOC116264803 yields MRLLVGQLQVEYSLLMLLFVVTAVVGLCAAGMEMKKAKKKKKKKDTGLREEEVGGSNWDALKRVLAESVQWGRGVKWVRVGVAEEQGAVGQGRLLEEAEYLEQGEQEGSASPFWQHRILMGERCELPRFSGLILYDEQGRPVHALDRDTRHDQQEKLSARTLKDLL; encoded by the exons ATGAGACTTCTGGTAGGGCAGTTGCAGGTTGAGTACTCTCTACTGATGCTCCTGTTTGTCGTTACGGCCGTAGTTGGTCTGTGTGCTGCCGGCATGGAAATGAAgaaggcaaagaagaagaaaaagaagaaggacaCAGGTCTGAGGGAAGAAGAGGTTGGTGGATCTAATTGGGATGCCCTAAAGCGGGTTTTGGCAGAGTCGGTTCAGTGGGGTCGCGGCGTCAAGTGGGTGAGAGTTGGGGTGGCCGAAGAGCAAGGGGCTGTAGGACAAGGGAGGCTGTTGGAGGAGGCGGAGTACTTGGAGCAGGGAGAACAGGAGGGCTCGGCGTCGCCATTTTGGCAGCACCGGATTCTCATGGGAGAGCGCTGCGAGCTGCCAAGGTTCAGCGGCCTCATCCTCTACGACGAACAGGGGCGGCCAGTTCATGCACTGGACAGGGACACCCGCCATGACCAACAG GAGAAATTATCTGCGAGGACTTTGAAAGACCTCCTCTga